A section of the Chthonomonadales bacterium genome encodes:
- the dacB gene encoding D-alanyl-D-alanine carboxypeptidase/D-alanyl-D-alanine-endopeptidase, with protein sequence MREVNAFAARRRGRRLLGPALAALLLCAAATASARADDMAALAERLDACMASPELRGGIRGIVVESLRDGAVLYRRNPDVLFLPASNQKLLTSAAALHLLGPDWRFVTALLATGRLDADGVLHGDLFLRGGGDPLLTEGELGGLVRAAWKVGIRRVEGGVVGDGSCFPGPPYGDGWAWDDMSFYYSAAVAGLNVNENVVRVFVDPGRTVGAPARARVEPAAGMMVLKCAATTSDRGAPPSLNVGRALGLNRIEVGGTLPPDAPAPARGPIRVTVDDPPLYAAWVLAERLRRVGIVLRRPPRTGVTPRSAREIARHAGLAFAEVLKRLNKPSDNLVAECLLRAMGMAHEGKGTVGAGRGAALRWFTEIGMDPEGIDMADGSGLSRQNLVTPGNLARLLRHMQGDPLGPTYIASLPIAGVDGTLHNRMKGTPAQGNCRAKSGYVSSVSSLSGYVTAADGEPLLFVILMNNHRARNAVAMAAQDRFVEALASWRRGTAGPAAPAAGP encoded by the coding sequence ATGCGTGAAGTCAACGCGTTCGCCGCACGGCGGCGCGGCCGGCGGCTCCTGGGGCCCGCCCTCGCGGCGCTCCTTCTCTGCGCGGCAGCCACGGCCTCGGCTCGGGCGGACGACATGGCCGCGCTGGCGGAGCGGCTGGACGCCTGCATGGCCTCCCCCGAGCTACGCGGCGGCATCCGGGGCATCGTCGTGGAGTCGCTCCGCGATGGCGCTGTCCTCTACCGTCGCAACCCCGACGTTCTCTTCCTCCCCGCCTCCAACCAGAAGCTGCTGACCTCAGCCGCCGCGCTGCACCTGCTCGGGCCCGATTGGCGCTTCGTGACCGCGCTCCTGGCCACGGGGCGCCTCGACGCCGACGGAGTGCTCCACGGCGATCTCTTTCTGCGCGGTGGGGGCGACCCGCTGCTGACGGAGGGCGAGCTTGGCGGGCTGGTTCGCGCAGCGTGGAAGGTCGGCATTCGGCGCGTGGAGGGCGGCGTCGTGGGCGACGGAAGCTGTTTCCCAGGCCCGCCCTACGGCGACGGCTGGGCGTGGGACGACATGTCGTTCTACTACTCCGCCGCGGTGGCCGGCCTGAACGTGAATGAGAACGTTGTGCGCGTCTTCGTGGATCCTGGCCGCACGGTAGGTGCGCCGGCTCGGGCGCGCGTGGAGCCGGCGGCAGGCATGATGGTGCTGAAGTGCGCCGCCACCACCTCTGACCGAGGCGCGCCGCCGTCGCTGAACGTCGGCCGCGCGCTCGGGCTCAACCGCATCGAGGTTGGCGGTACGCTCCCACCGGACGCGCCGGCACCGGCGCGCGGGCCGATCCGCGTCACCGTCGACGACCCACCGCTCTACGCCGCATGGGTGCTTGCGGAGCGGCTGCGCCGCGTGGGCATCGTCCTGCGCCGGCCGCCGCGGACAGGCGTCACGCCACGCTCCGCGCGGGAGATCGCGCGCCACGCCGGGTTGGCGTTCGCCGAGGTGCTCAAGCGGCTGAACAAGCCCAGCGATAACTTGGTGGCGGAGTGCCTGCTACGCGCGATGGGGATGGCGCACGAAGGGAAGGGGACCGTGGGCGCGGGGCGGGGGGCGGCCTTGCGGTGGTTCACCGAGATCGGTATGGACCCGGAGGGGATCGACATGGCGGACGGCTCCGGGCTCTCGCGCCAGAACCTCGTGACGCCGGGCAACCTGGCGCGGCTCCTCCGGCACATGCAGGGCGACCCGCTGGGCCCGACCTACATAGCTTCGCTCCCCATCGCGGGCGTCGACGGCACGCTGCACAACCGCATGAAGGGCACGCCGGCGCAAGGAAACTGCCGCGCCAAGTCGGGGTACGTGTCGAGCGTGAGCAGCCTCTCGGGCTACGTAACCGCAGCCGACGGGGAGCCGCTACTGTTCGTCATACTGATGAACAACCACCGCGCGCGCAACGCCGTGGCGATGGCCGCGCAAGACCGCTTCGTTGAGGCGCTGGCGTCGTGGCGCCGCGGAACCGCCGGGCCAGCGGCGCCCGCCGCTGGCCCGTAG
- the fdhD gene encoding formate dehydrogenase accessory sulfurtransferase FdhD, producing MASDGADDMQAAVAVTRWRGAEAVRGVDRAAAEEPLEVRVNDAPFAVTMRTPGQDRALAVGLAVSEGIAASPLDVYDVTCCSPEAREVGGVVTVYVPPDRAPVAVRAQRYATSSCGLCGRDTLEAALCDAPPFKGGAPAVRAAMLYTLPDRMRQAQRVFGHTGGLHAAALFRTDGGLLYAAEDVGRHNAVDKVVGAAMLAGQWPLDGVVLMVSGRAGFEVAQKALMARIPAVCSVSAPSSLAVDLGLRANMLLVGFLRGETMNVYAGGERLVP from the coding sequence GACGGAGCCGATGACATGCAGGCGGCCGTCGCCGTGACGCGCTGGCGAGGGGCCGAGGCCGTGAGGGGCGTGGACCGCGCGGCCGCCGAAGAGCCGCTGGAGGTTCGCGTTAACGACGCGCCGTTTGCCGTGACCATGCGAACGCCCGGCCAGGATCGCGCGCTGGCGGTTGGCCTGGCCGTGAGCGAGGGGATCGCCGCCAGCCCCCTCGACGTGTACGACGTCACCTGCTGCTCCCCGGAGGCGCGAGAGGTGGGCGGAGTCGTCACGGTCTACGTGCCGCCGGATCGCGCTCCCGTGGCCGTGCGGGCGCAGCGATATGCCACGTCGAGTTGCGGCCTCTGCGGGCGCGACACGCTCGAGGCCGCGCTGTGCGATGCGCCGCCGTTCAAGGGCGGCGCGCCCGCCGTGCGGGCAGCAATGCTCTACACGCTCCCGGACCGCATGCGCCAGGCGCAGCGCGTGTTCGGCCATACGGGCGGCCTGCACGCCGCCGCGCTGTTCCGCACCGATGGGGGGCTGCTGTACGCCGCCGAGGACGTGGGCCGCCACAACGCCGTCGACAAAGTGGTCGGCGCCGCGATGCTCGCCGGGCAGTGGCCGCTCGACGGCGTGGTGCTCATGGTGAGCGGCCGCGCAGGGTTCGAGGTGGCGCAGAAGGCGCTGATGGCCCGAATTCCGGCGGTCTGCTCCGTCTCAGCTCCCTCATCTCTCGCGGTCGACCTCGGTCTGCGCGCCAACATGCTGCTCGTCGGGTTCCTGCGCGGCGAGACGATGAACGTCTATGCCGGCGGGGAGCGTCTCGTGCCGTGA